The segment TACGTCCTCGACCGCGACGACCTCGAGCTCTACGGCGTCGAGGTCGAGGTCGCCTTCGTCGACCGGCTGCGCGGGATGGTGAAGTTCGAGGGCATGGAGGCCCTGATCGAAACCATGCACGACGACGTACGCCGCGCCCGGGACCTCCTGGCGTGACGCGACACCACACCAGCGTCGAGGCCTGGTTCCTCTCGCACGGCCTGCCCTACTTCGTCGCCGAGGAGCGCGCCGCCGCCCGTGCCGGGCTGCGGCCCCGCCGCCTGGTCTCCCTGGCGCTGGTCCTCGTCCTGTTCGCCGCCGGCGTGGGGGCGCTGGCCTGGGCCACCGAGACGTCGTACGCCGTCGGCCCGGCGGTCTGGCTCTCGGTCGCGGGGCTCGCGCTGCTGTGGTACGCCGCGACCGCCCTGCACGCGCGACCGATCCTGGGGTTCGCCCTGTCACGCACCCTGGGAAGCGTGCGCTTCCTGGTGCCGATGGCCTCGCGCGCGCTGCCGCTGCTGCTCGTCTTCGTGACCTTCCTCTTCGTCAACGCCGAGGCGTGGCAGATGACCACGAACCTCCCGTTCGGACTGCTGTGGTTCACCGTCCTGCTGATGTTCGGCCTGGCGGTGCTGTTCCTGCTCGTGCGGCTGCCCGAGGAGGTCGACCGGGTCGACGACGAGGTGGACGACGACTTCGTCGTGCGCGCATGCGCCGGCACGCCGCTGGAGCAGGCGAGCCGGGAGGTCGCCGCGGACCCGAGCATCGACCCGCAGGACCACGCGCAGGTCTCCGGCTTCGAGCGGTGGAACCTCATCCTCGTGCTGCTGGTCATCCAGACCGTGCAGGTGCTGCTGCTCTCGGTGACGGTGTTCGTGTTCTTCATGCTGTTCGGCTCGTTGGTGATGGAGACCGAGACCCAGCTGGCCTGGACCGGGGCGGACACGGTCGGGCAGGCTCCGCTGTTGTCCCACGTCTCGCTGTCGCTGGTGAAGGTCTCGCTGTTCCTCGCGTCGTTCAGCGGCTTCTACTTCACCGTCTCCGCGGTCACCGACGACACCTACCGACGGCAGTTCTTCTCCGTGGTCGAGAGCCAGCTCGCGCGGGCTGTCGGGATGCGTGCGGTCTACCTCGCCACCCGCGAGCGGGACGGCCACGGCGCCTGACGGGCGCGTTCGCCCGGACACGCGCGTGGGCGGTGTGTGAGGGGCATTCGGCGGCGTCGGAGTACTCCTCACGCACCGCTCGTACGACGACACGCCGGTGAACGCCGACGGGCGGTGCATGAGGGGTGTTCCGGCTGCCCGGAACCCTCCTCACGCACCGCCCGACGACGGTGGTGCCTGAGGTCAGGCGTCGAGGTCCTGCTCGACCAGCGCGGCGATCGTGTCGACCGCGGCCTGGTCGTCACCGGCGACCTCGACCGTGTCGCCGTTGCCGGCGCCCAGGGTCATGATCATCAGCGAGGAGCTCGCGTCGACGCCGTTGATGGTCACGTCCGAGCCGAGCTCGGCGGCCTTCTCGGCGATGATCGCGGCGGGACGGGCGTGGAGGCCGACGGCGGAGCCGACGACGACGGACTTGCTGGGCATGGTTCTCCTTCAGGTCTGGACTGGGGTCGGGACGGGGTCGGACGGGTGATGGTGCTCAGACAGTAGCGACGTCCGTGTCGCGCTTGCCGATGCTCTTGAGCGCGATGACGGCGAAGGCGCCGACGACCGTGCCGGCGGCGAGCGCGATCAGGAAGCCGAGGACGTTCTGCACGGCGAAGAGGACGAAGATGCCTCCGTGCGGGGCGCGGACGGCGACGTCCATCGCCATCGAGAGGCCGCCCGTGACGGCGCTGCCGAGCATGATCCCGGGGATGACGCGCAGCGGGTCGGCGGCGGCGAACGGGATGGCTCCCTCGGTGATGAAGGAGGCGCCGAGTGCCCAGCCCGCCTTGCCGTTCTCCCGCTCCGGGATGGAGAACAGGCCGGGGCGGATGACCGTGGCCAGGGCCAGCGCGAGGGGCGGGACCATGCCGGCGAGCATGACCGCGGCCATGATCTTCAGCTCGGGCGCGTCGCTGGCCAGGGCTGCCCCTCCGACGCCGGCGGCGGCGAAGCTGTAGGCGACCTTGTTGAGCGGACCGCCCATGTCGAAGGCCATCATCAGGCCGAGGATGACGCCGAGCAGGACGGCGCTCTCACCGGTCATCGAGTTCAGGCCCTCGGTCAGCTGCTCCATCAGCCAGGCGATCGGCTTGCCGAGCACCACGATCATGATCAGTCCGGCGATGAGGGTGGTCAGGAGCGGGATGATCAGCACGGGCATCAGGCCGCGGGCCCAGGTGGGCGCCTTCCAGCTGGCGATCCAGTGCGCGATCACGCCGGCGAGCACACCACCCACGATGGCGCCGAGGAAGCCGCTCTGCGGGGCGCCGAAGGCCGAGATGTCGGTGACCAGGCCGCCCATCACGAAGCCCGGGGCGATGCCGGGGCGGTCGGCGATGGCGTACGCGATGTAGCCGGCGAGCGCCGGGACGAAGAAGGCGAAGGCGATCTTGCCCAGCATGAACAGCGCGGCCCCGAGGTAGGCCATGACGCTCGAGTCGAAGAGCACGTGGTCGAGGCCGGGGTCGGAGTACGCCGAGATGTCCGGCGGGTTGAACAGCGTCGAGTCGGCCAGCACGGCACCGGCGTGGTTGGCGATCTCGTAGCCGCCCAGCAGGAAGCTGATCGCGATCAGGAGGCCACCCGCCGCGACGAACGGGATCATGTAGGAGACGCCGGTCATCAGGACCCGGCGGACGCGAGCGCCCCAGGACTCCTCGCCGCCGGTGTCGCCTCCGGCAGCCGCGGCGTCGCCCTCGACCCTCGGTGAATTGGTGGGGTCGGCGGCGTAGCGCAGCGCCTCGCTGATCATGGCGTCGGCGTCGTCGATCGGCCGCTTCACGCTCGAGCTGACCATGGGCTTCCCGGCGAACCGGCCACGGTCGCGCACGCCGACGTCGACGGCGAAGATGACCGCGCCGGCGCGGGCGATGGTGTCGTGGGCGAGCGGGGTCGACCCGGCGGAGCCCTGCGTCTCGACCTGGATGTCGACCCCGGCGCGCTCGGCGGCGGCCTCGAGGGCCTCGGCGGCCATGTAGGTGTGGGCGATGCCGGTCGGGCAGGCGGTGACCGCGACGAGGGAGGTCGTTCCCGCGGGAGCAGCGACGGCTGTCGCCGCAGGAGCCGCGGCTCCGGCGGCCTGCCCGGGGGCGGTCTCCCCGCCACCGGGGACGGCTGCGCCGGAGGCCGCACCCGACGCCGGGGCGGCGGCGTGCTTCGGGGCCGGGGCGGGCTCGCCGAGCTCGTGGGCGACGAGGTCCACGACCTCCTCGTCGCTCTCCGCGGCCCGGAGCGCGTCGGTGAAGGCGGGCTTGACCAGGGCGCGGGCCAGCTTGGTGAGGATGGTGAGGTGGTCGGCGTCGCCGCCGGCCGGCGCGGCGATGAGGAACGCCAGGTCGGCCGGACCGTCCTTCGCGCCGAAGTCGACGGGCGGATCCAGCCGCGCGAAGGCGAGCGTCGGCACCTCGACCCCGGCCGTGCGGCAGTGCGGGATCGCGATGCCACCCGGGAGGCCGGTGGCGGAGGTGGACTCGCGCGCGAACGCGTCCTCGATGAGCTGGTCCTTGCCGGTGGCTCGGCCGGCGTCGTCGACGACGCCGGCGAGGGCGCGGATGACGTCGTGCTTGTCCGAGCCCCAGTCGGCGCCCAGGCGGACGAGGTCGGTGGTGATCAGTGAGGTCATGCTGTGCCTCCCGTTGAGGGGGTGAGGGCGGTGACGCCGACGAGCTCCGTGCGGAGCTGCGACGGTTGGGGGATGGTGGTTCCGGGGAGCCCTGCGGCGGCGCTGCCGTAGGCGACGGCCAGTGCCAGGCGCTCCGGGGCGGGCAGCCCCCGGATGTCGCCGAGCAGGTAGCCGAAGAGGCTGGAGTCGCCGGCACCGACTGTGCTCACGACTGTGGTGGGGGGCGGGGTGGCGTGCCAGGCGCCGTCGGGCGTCACGAGCACCGCGCCGTTGCCACCGAGGGTGGCCAGCACGGCTCCGACGCCACGGTCGATGAGCTGGCGGGCGGCCACCGCGGTCGCGCGGGGGTCGGACTCCAGCTCGTCGGCGTCGCCGTCGGTGAAGGAGGCGAGCTCCTCGCCGTTGGGCTTCATCAGGTCG is part of the Nocardioides cavernae genome and harbors:
- a CDS encoding HPr family phosphocarrier protein → MPSKSVVVGSAVGLHARPAAIIAEKAAELGSDVTINGVDASSSLMIMTLGAGNGDTVEVAGDDQAAVDTIAALVEQDLDA
- a CDS encoding PTS fructose transporter subunit IIABC: MTSLITTDLVRLGADWGSDKHDVIRALAGVVDDAGRATGKDQLIEDAFARESTSATGLPGGIAIPHCRTAGVEVPTLAFARLDPPVDFGAKDGPADLAFLIAAPAGGDADHLTILTKLARALVKPAFTDALRAAESDEEVVDLVAHELGEPAPAPKHAAAPASGAASGAAVPGGGETAPGQAAGAAAPAATAVAAPAGTTSLVAVTACPTGIAHTYMAAEALEAAAERAGVDIQVETQGSAGSTPLAHDTIARAGAVIFAVDVGVRDRGRFAGKPMVSSSVKRPIDDADAMISEALRYAADPTNSPRVEGDAAAAGGDTGGEESWGARVRRVLMTGVSYMIPFVAAGGLLIAISFLLGGYEIANHAGAVLADSTLFNPPDISAYSDPGLDHVLFDSSVMAYLGAALFMLGKIAFAFFVPALAGYIAYAIADRPGIAPGFVMGGLVTDISAFGAPQSGFLGAIVGGVLAGVIAHWIASWKAPTWARGLMPVLIIPLLTTLIAGLIMIVVLGKPIAWLMEQLTEGLNSMTGESAVLLGVILGLMMAFDMGGPLNKVAYSFAAAGVGGAALASDAPELKIMAAVMLAGMVPPLALALATVIRPGLFSIPERENGKAGWALGASFITEGAIPFAAADPLRVIPGIMLGSAVTGGLSMAMDVAVRAPHGGIFVLFAVQNVLGFLIALAAGTVVGAFAVIALKSIGKRDTDVATV